The following proteins are co-located in the Sporosarcina pasteurii genome:
- the mvaD gene encoding diphosphomevalonate decarboxylase, which yields MPEHRKFEQVTAKAHANIALIKYWGKRDEELFLPMNSSLSVTLDKFYTETSVQFCGKLKKDVFIFNNNIADEAETNKVSNYLNQIRKMAGVERYAMVQSVNHVPTAAGFASSASGYAALASAAVRAIDLDIDQKKLTQVARIGSGSACRSIYGGFVEWTKGDLEDGSDCYARQLENEDYWDLSILAIQLSAEEKSLSSRAGMKLTVDTSPYYELWVKEAGKDLATLKDALRHKDFEQLGQVTESNALKMHATTLGANPPHWYWEPGTISVMNQVRKLRDSGIPAYFTMDAGPNVFVLCQQRDKEVVEQTLLTLKEVQKIYVCQPGPGVSYLAK from the coding sequence ATGCCTGAACATAGAAAGTTTGAACAGGTGACTGCTAAGGCGCATGCGAACATCGCCTTAATTAAATATTGGGGGAAACGGGATGAAGAATTATTTCTACCGATGAATTCCAGTCTTTCGGTCACACTAGACAAATTTTACACAGAAACTTCTGTACAGTTTTGTGGGAAATTAAAAAAAGATGTTTTTATCTTTAACAACAATATTGCGGATGAAGCCGAAACGAATAAGGTTTCTAATTACTTAAACCAAATACGAAAAATGGCAGGAGTGGAGCGGTATGCAATGGTCCAGTCAGTTAACCACGTGCCAACCGCCGCTGGATTTGCTTCCTCGGCTTCTGGATATGCAGCACTTGCATCCGCTGCTGTACGAGCAATTGATTTAGATATCGATCAGAAGAAACTGACGCAAGTGGCACGAATTGGGTCAGGTTCTGCCTGTCGTTCCATTTATGGCGGTTTTGTTGAATGGACAAAAGGAGATTTAGAAGATGGTTCTGATTGTTATGCTAGACAGCTTGAAAACGAAGACTATTGGGATTTAAGCATTCTTGCCATCCAATTATCTGCCGAAGAAAAGTCCCTTTCAAGCCGTGCGGGAATGAAACTTACAGTTGACACTTCCCCCTATTACGAACTATGGGTGAAAGAGGCCGGGAAGGATCTTGCGACACTAAAAGATGCGCTTCGTCATAAGGATTTTGAACAACTTGGTCAAGTAACCGAATCCAATGCGTTAAAAATGCACGCAACTACCTTGGGCGCAAATCCTCCTCATTGGTACTGGGAACCAGGCACCATCTCCGTCATGAATCAAGTACGAAAACTGAGGGATTCTGGGATTCCGGCATATTTTACAATGGATGCAGGGCCAAATGTATTTGTTTTATGTCAGCAAAGAGATAAAGAAGTTGTTGAGCAAACGCTTCTTACCCTTAAAGAAGTTCAAAAAATATATGTTTGCCAGCCCGGCCCTGGGGTATCCTACTTGGCAAAATAA
- a CDS encoding tripartite tricarboxylate transporter permease, with protein MDITLLLQMVGIAMLAAIIYTIIGVAPGTDETATIAPVILVLVLSGLEPILVLTFFMSAIVSSKLTDSIPVALAGIPGGVMATPQVEHALILKKHGLTDVTIRKMASGSVIGTLVSVPVSLLFAHALIPFADVIKEYGSSLFFAGAIILALISKNRWVALVSILPFALLIEGLRHLYWDTGVVPAGTNVFISFFLGITIGPMIVTLFGLLNKEKRDRLERFGKKDIYFKQEKIDGIKANPFTILTKKEIGFSSLSSAIGSIAFILSPVGLTTFLGEVFTSRIKDPVKKASLAIASMDALANATYISGVLIPLIALGIPLSPTAMGPGNPLFNAPPVFTIDHNLHHILSNGDFISATLVGAIVALAITYFLTIKYSRQICIFVFKRIPHEAMLGLFFSLVLLLAFMDGGWMNVAGVFLVGFVAGTLHRTGVNYGVQFMTLYSAPWIISLLANL; from the coding sequence ATGGATATAACCTTACTTTTGCAAATGGTTGGTATCGCAATGCTCGCGGCGATTATTTATACGATTATTGGCGTTGCGCCTGGAACGGATGAGACGGCAACCATTGCCCCAGTCATATTGGTCCTAGTATTATCCGGACTAGAGCCAATCCTTGTCCTTACTTTCTTTATGTCTGCCATTGTTTCTAGTAAATTGACAGATTCCATTCCTGTCGCTCTAGCTGGAATTCCCGGGGGCGTCATGGCGACCCCGCAAGTAGAGCATGCACTTATCTTAAAAAAACATGGCCTAACGGATGTAACGATTCGAAAAATGGCTTCGGGTTCTGTCATTGGGACACTCGTTTCTGTGCCTGTGAGTTTATTATTTGCTCATGCACTCATCCCGTTCGCTGATGTCATTAAGGAATACGGGAGCTCATTGTTTTTTGCTGGCGCGATTATACTAGCACTCATAAGTAAAAATCGCTGGGTAGCACTAGTATCGATTCTCCCCTTCGCACTTTTAATCGAAGGGTTACGCCATCTCTATTGGGATACTGGCGTAGTACCAGCGGGAACGAATGTATTTATTTCTTTCTTCCTCGGCATTACAATTGGTCCAATGATCGTAACTTTGTTTGGATTGTTAAACAAGGAAAAAAGAGATCGATTAGAACGATTTGGGAAAAAAGACATCTATTTTAAACAAGAGAAGATAGATGGAATAAAAGCAAATCCATTTACCATTTTAACTAAGAAGGAGATTGGATTCAGTTCTTTATCCTCAGCGATTGGCTCCATTGCGTTTATTCTGAGCCCTGTCGGTTTAACGACATTTCTCGGGGAAGTGTTTACGAGTAGAATAAAGGACCCGGTAAAGAAAGCGTCTCTTGCCATTGCCTCTATGGATGCATTGGCAAATGCCACTTATATTTCGGGTGTGTTGATCCCACTCATTGCGCTTGGAATTCCATTGTCTCCGACGGCAATGGGCCCTGGTAATCCTTTATTTAACGCACCACCCGTTTTCACCATCGATCATAATCTCCACCATATTCTTTCAAATGGTGACTTTATTTCGGCTACTTTAGTTGGTGCAATCGTTGCCCTGGCCATTACTTATTTCCTTACGATCAAATATTCTAGGCAAATTTGTATTTTTGTTTTCAAACGGATTCCACACGAAGCGATGCTCGGTTTATTCTTTAGTTTAGTCCTCCTTCTCGCCTTTATGGATGGCGGTTGGATGAATGTGGCCGGTGTTTTTCTTGTTGGATTTGTTGCGGGAACACTACATCGTACAGGGGTCAATTACGGGGTACAATTTATGACACTTTATTCTGCACCGTGGATTATTTCACTGCTTGCAAATCTTTAA
- a CDS encoding DnaB helicase C-terminal domain-containing protein, translating into MMDPAALGGANYLADLTSFASPTKFDSYVEMMLEEWKNREKNKILFQAKEGGWEIGAIQKAFEDLEKEGSAGMETSIQADLIRMAERPFEPMAHVPGVSTGLNALDKLLDGFQPAELIIIAARPSMGKTDTLNHFALHAGVAGYKPIIFSLEMSKVSMIDRLIAVTGRYNRLRMRDPYQHFTEKQKSNWMPTLSELATTNIHIDDRAGLKVSQMRSTARKIINTDPHLKPIIFIDYLQIIQGEYPKNNRTEVVGQISNDLKQMAKEFNCPVVCLSQLNRGVEVRDDKRPVMSDLRDSGNIEQDADVIGFLYRDDYYDKDTEKPNVLEINIAKHRNGPTGTVAVRYVKETGVLYNIDWNAERLA; encoded by the coding sequence ATGATGGACCCGGCAGCACTTGGCGGCGCGAATTACTTGGCCGATTTGACGAGTTTTGCGAGTCCAACGAAGTTTGATAGTTATGTGGAAATGATGCTGGAAGAGTGGAAAAATCGTGAGAAGAATAAAATACTTTTCCAAGCGAAAGAAGGGGGTTGGGAGATTGGAGCCATCCAAAAAGCTTTTGAGGATTTAGAAAAAGAGGGCAGTGCGGGAATGGAAACGAGTATTCAAGCAGATTTAATTCGCATGGCTGAAAGGCCTTTCGAACCGATGGCACATGTACCAGGCGTTTCGACAGGACTGAATGCTTTGGACAAGCTCCTCGATGGTTTTCAACCTGCTGAACTCATCATTATCGCAGCGAGGCCCTCTATGGGAAAGACAGATACGTTGAACCATTTTGCATTGCATGCAGGAGTCGCTGGCTATAAACCAATCATCTTTTCACTAGAAATGAGCAAGGTGTCCATGATAGATCGGTTAATTGCCGTAACTGGGCGCTATAATCGACTACGCATGCGCGATCCTTACCAGCACTTTACAGAGAAACAAAAGTCGAACTGGATGCCTACTCTCAGTGAATTGGCTACAACCAATATCCATATCGATGACCGTGCGGGACTTAAAGTGTCACAAATGCGTTCCACAGCAAGAAAAATTATCAACACCGATCCACACCTGAAACCCATCATTTTCATCGATTATTTGCAAATCATCCAGGGTGAATACCCAAAGAATAATCGGACTGAAGTCGTGGGACAAATTAGCAACGACTTAAAGCAAATGGCGAAGGAGTTTAACTGTCCAGTTGTCTGTCTATCCCAGCTGAATCGTGGTGTCGAAGTGAGAGACGATAAAAGACCGGTCATGAGCGACTTACGTGATTCCGGAAATATTGAACAAGACGCCGATGTCATTGGCTTTTTATACCGGGATGATTACTATGACAAAGATACGGAAAAGCCGAATGTATTGGAAATCAATATTGCGAAACACCGCAACGGTCCAACTGGAACAGTAGCTGTCCGGTACGTGAAAGAAACGGGTGTTCTTTACAATATCGATTGGAATGCGGAAAGGTTGGCGTGA
- a CDS encoding conserved phage C-terminal domain-containing protein, with the protein MNLLINESPLIVLPSLVKEVGLNEAILLQQLHYKSLISKNIRDGYKWVYRTYEEWKNEEFFFWSERTIQRVIHRLEEKGFIVSTDAYNRMKMDKTKWYRINYSMLQHQTGQNDLSNVTKSPEGEAQSVMSSDDKMSLAITKEVKSIKKHTVGQHPDAVAVINYLNEKAGKQYKASSKATERLVNARFREGYELADFKNIIDTKVNMWLNNTHWNKYLRPSTLFNATNFENYLEEFRSANGTRSATNNGLPILPELDFSKGEE; encoded by the coding sequence ATGAATTTATTAATTAACGAATCTCCGCTAATCGTACTGCCATCTTTAGTGAAGGAAGTTGGGTTAAACGAAGCGATTTTATTACAGCAACTACATTACAAATCGCTCATCTCAAAAAACATTCGGGATGGGTATAAGTGGGTTTACAGGACATATGAAGAATGGAAGAACGAGGAATTCTTTTTTTGGTCCGAAAGAACAATCCAAAGAGTAATTCATCGGCTGGAGGAAAAAGGGTTTATCGTTTCAACAGATGCTTATAATCGCATGAAAATGGACAAGACAAAATGGTATCGAATTAATTATTCGATGCTTCAACATCAAACAGGACAAAATGACCTATCGAATGTAACAAAAAGTCCTGAAGGGGAAGCCCAATCTGTCATGTCTAGCGATGACAAAATGTCACTAGCAATAACCAAAGAGGTTAAGAGTATTAAAAAACATACTGTCGGGCAGCATCCCGATGCTGTGGCTGTGATTAACTATTTAAATGAAAAAGCTGGCAAGCAATATAAGGCATCTTCAAAAGCAACAGAGCGATTGGTGAATGCACGTTTTCGTGAAGGGTATGAACTTGCCGATTTCAAAAATATCATCGACACGAAAGTGAATATGTGGCTAAACAATACGCATTGGAATAAATATTTACGGCCTTCGACATTGTTCAATGCGACAAACTTTGAAAACTACTTAGAAGAATTTAGAAGTGCAAATGGAACACGAAGTGCAACAAATAATGGGCTGCCAATCCTACCGGAACTAGACTTCAGCAAGGGGGAAGAGTAA
- a CDS encoding homocysteine S-methyltransferase family protein, with the protein MKRSLEQRLKDGPVIVGEGYLFELERRGYLQAGSFVPEVALDNPDALKQTYRDFMNAGSDVVLAFTYNAHREKMRIIGKEELLEPLNRNAIRLAKEVAKEHPTEEALVAGNISNTNIFDPEDPASKDQVRSMFAEMVKWCKEEEVDFINGETFYYHEEAVIALEEILKHDLPAVITLGLMGENILRDGYTVEESCRILSEKGALVVGMNCFRGPDTMQPYLEKIRQNVEGYVGALPIPYRTTEENPTFFNLPDAGCSCELPLETTFPTALDPLYHNRYELAEWAKAAKEIGVNYIGLCCGASPAMLRAVAEAVGVETINSRYSPDMEKHFLFGEDETLKKHNLEYRVKA; encoded by the coding sequence ATGAAACGCAGTTTGGAGCAAAGGTTAAAAGACGGTCCGGTAATTGTAGGAGAAGGGTATTTATTTGAATTAGAGCGAAGAGGTTATTTACAAGCAGGTTCATTTGTGCCCGAGGTTGCGCTAGATAATCCCGATGCGCTGAAACAGACTTATAGGGATTTTATGAATGCTGGCTCAGATGTTGTGTTGGCATTTACGTATAATGCCCACAGAGAAAAAATGCGTATTATTGGGAAAGAGGAATTATTGGAACCATTGAATAGAAATGCGATTCGTTTGGCGAAAGAAGTTGCCAAAGAACATCCGACAGAGGAAGCGTTGGTAGCGGGGAATATTTCAAATACGAATATTTTTGACCCAGAAGATCCGGCATCAAAAGACCAAGTGAGAAGCATGTTCGCTGAAATGGTAAAATGGTGTAAGGAAGAGGAAGTTGACTTCATTAATGGTGAGACGTTTTATTACCATGAAGAAGCTGTGATTGCTTTAGAGGAGATTTTAAAGCATGATTTACCTGCAGTCATCACGTTAGGATTGATGGGAGAAAATATTTTAAGAGATGGCTATACGGTGGAGGAATCTTGTAGAATCCTTTCTGAAAAAGGTGCGCTAGTTGTAGGGATGAACTGTTTCCGTGGTCCGGATACGATGCAACCATACCTTGAAAAAATCCGACAAAACGTGGAAGGCTATGTTGGGGCATTGCCAATCCCTTACCGTACGACAGAAGAAAATCCTACATTTTTCAATTTACCAGATGCAGGTTGCAGTTGTGAACTCCCATTAGAAACAACATTCCCAACTGCGCTAGACCCGCTTTATCATAACCGTTATGAATTAGCTGAGTGGGCAAAAGCGGCAAAAGAAATTGGTGTAAATTATATTGGGTTATGCTGTGGTGCCTCCCCGGCAATGTTGCGCGCTGTAGCGGAAGCGGTCGGCGTGGAAACAATCAACTCAAGATACTCCCCAGATATGGAGAAACATTTCCTATTCGGTGAAGATGAAACACTGAAAAAGCATAATTTGGAGTATCGCGTAAAGGCTTAA
- a CDS encoding OFA family MFS transporter has protein sequence MGRLENKWMRAVLPALLIHCSIGTVYCWSLFKNDIASYIGKPIGEVEWAFSLAIFVLGMSAAFGGRFVEKDIHKSSLLAALFFVVGMAGTGFFIYQKSLIGIYISYGIVMGIGLGIGYLTPVKTLMLWFWKQKGLATGFAVAGFGLAKVIASPLMEYLLGERNNEGMLVHTANVYTMFYMLAGIYLVMMVIGHVLLKKPAGFEEENVQSQSFSYKKVLTNKTFIGIWLMFYINITCGLALISQEKGILAFIGFGAIGLVSSLTAVFNAGGRLMFSSLGDRLQDRNTVYKMIFISSIAALFATIVLDGIQQSSAILIILLLCVVNAGYGGGFSSLPPLLSDRFSLNSISTVHGLALSAWAIAGLSGNQLSALILEKTHSYDVVLYVIMALFTVATFISMFVVKPDKVFLESEEVDRGKEMVASKVFSK, from the coding sequence ATGGGTAGATTAGAGAATAAATGGATGCGTGCTGTACTGCCTGCGTTATTGATTCACTGTAGTATTGGTACAGTTTACTGCTGGTCGTTGTTTAAGAATGACATTGCTTCCTACATTGGAAAACCTATTGGTGAAGTGGAATGGGCATTTAGTTTAGCGATTTTCGTTCTGGGCATGTCCGCCGCTTTTGGTGGAAGATTCGTGGAAAAAGACATTCATAAGTCATCTCTGCTTGCGGCGCTATTTTTTGTCGTTGGAATGGCCGGAACAGGTTTCTTTATTTATCAAAAGTCACTGATTGGTATTTATATTTCCTACGGGATTGTGATGGGCATTGGTCTGGGGATTGGTTATTTAACGCCGGTGAAAACGTTAATGCTTTGGTTTTGGAAGCAAAAAGGGTTGGCAACGGGATTTGCGGTTGCAGGTTTCGGCTTAGCAAAAGTCATTGCAAGCCCACTCATGGAATACCTCCTTGGTGAAAGAAACAATGAGGGGATGTTAGTACATACAGCGAACGTCTATACCATGTTTTACATGTTAGCGGGTATCTATTTAGTAATGATGGTGATTGGGCATGTGTTGCTAAAGAAACCTGCTGGGTTTGAAGAAGAAAATGTACAAAGCCAAAGTTTTAGTTATAAAAAGGTGTTAACTAATAAAACATTTATTGGTATTTGGCTCATGTTCTACATAAACATTACATGTGGATTGGCGTTAATTTCACAAGAAAAAGGGATTTTAGCGTTCATTGGATTCGGGGCGATTGGCTTAGTAAGTTCATTAACAGCTGTTTTCAATGCAGGTGGACGGTTGATGTTCTCTTCATTAGGTGACCGATTACAAGATCGTAATACAGTGTATAAAATGATCTTTATATCATCGATTGCCGCCTTGTTCGCAACAATTGTGCTTGATGGGATTCAGCAGTCTAGTGCAATTCTGATTATCCTCTTACTTTGTGTTGTCAATGCAGGTTACGGCGGAGGTTTTTCATCATTGCCACCACTCTTGTCGGACCGTTTCAGTTTAAATAGTATTTCGACTGTGCATGGATTGGCTTTATCTGCTTGGGCAATCGCAGGACTATCAGGCAATCAGCTCAGCGCTCTTATTCTCGAAAAGACACACTCGTATGATGTCGTGTTGTATGTCATTATGGCCCTCTTCACAGTCGCTACTTTCATAAGTATGTTTGTCGTGAAGCCGGATAAAGTGTTTTTGGAAAGTGAAGAAGTAGATCGTGGAAAAGAAATGGTAGCTAGTAAAGTATTTAGTAAATAA
- a CDS encoding phosphomevalonate kinase codes for MTVSSYRIKVPGKMMIAGEYAVLEPGQLAVVGAITRYVTVRIEDGTKNALSIPAFGLKEITWGDDSECLLSTKDHRLRFIQNALVVATRFLREKNVPIQKCSITTLSELDDKDSGVKYGLGSSAAITVAVVTAMIKFHLNDEDDISQDKIFKLAVIAHFLTQQNGSGADIAAAVYGGLLAYCTFNSDWLKEKLEHDEPFTSLVEQHWPDLMIERLNPSEAFSMSVGWTKESAATGPMVNKIQTFQLESPLMYARFLEESHAAVTRFIQGIKTDHQQDVLAAIKENRLLLKRLGEDAGVPIETAELTNLCQIAEKFGSGKLSGAGGGDCGIAFLNDSEQKHNLMEAWQAAGIEPLDLEISIPGVTFIEYDRKLALGQYLQIQHQE; via the coding sequence ATGACTGTTTCAAGTTACCGGATAAAAGTTCCAGGTAAAATGATGATTGCTGGAGAATATGCAGTATTAGAACCTGGACAACTAGCGGTTGTGGGTGCCATTACCCGTTATGTGACTGTCAGGATTGAGGATGGGACGAAAAACGCCCTCTCCATACCAGCGTTTGGGCTAAAAGAGATTACATGGGGTGATGATTCTGAATGTCTATTGAGCACGAAGGATCATCGGCTTCGCTTCATTCAAAATGCGCTGGTTGTTGCGACTCGCTTTCTTCGCGAAAAGAATGTGCCCATTCAGAAGTGCTCGATAACCACCTTAAGTGAACTTGATGATAAAGACTCAGGGGTAAAATATGGGCTTGGTTCAAGTGCAGCAATCACAGTAGCGGTTGTGACCGCAATGATAAAATTCCATCTTAACGATGAGGATGACATATCGCAGGATAAAATTTTTAAATTAGCTGTGATTGCCCATTTCTTAACACAACAAAATGGATCGGGAGCAGATATTGCCGCGGCCGTTTATGGCGGACTCCTCGCCTATTGTACTTTTAATAGCGATTGGTTAAAGGAGAAATTGGAACATGACGAGCCATTCACGTCATTAGTCGAGCAGCATTGGCCGGATCTTATGATTGAGCGGCTGAATCCTTCCGAAGCGTTCTCCATGTCTGTCGGCTGGACAAAAGAGTCAGCTGCAACCGGGCCAATGGTCAATAAAATACAGACCTTTCAACTGGAAAGTCCGCTTATGTATGCGCGCTTTTTAGAGGAAAGCCATGCTGCTGTCACCCGTTTCATTCAGGGAATCAAAACAGATCATCAACAAGACGTGTTAGCAGCGATAAAGGAAAACCGTCTATTGCTGAAACGTCTCGGTGAGGATGCAGGTGTACCAATTGAAACAGCGGAACTCACTAATTTATGTCAGATTGCTGAAAAGTTCGGGAGTGGCAAATTGTCTGGAGCAGGTGGCGGAGATTGCGGAATAGCTTTCTTAAACGACTCGGAGCAGAAGCATAACTTAATGGAGGCTTGGCAAGCCGCAGGGATTGAACCACTTGATCTGGAAATTTCAATTCCCGGTGTCACCTTCATTGAATATGATCGTAAACTAGCGTTAGGTCAATACTTACAAATCCAGCATCAAGAATAG
- a CDS encoding DnaB-like helicase N-terminal domain-containing protein, with amino-acid sequence MTERSEQIEKSVLGTMLAENYLITDSEVKIDFFISHIHKNIFSCMQD; translated from the coding sequence ATGACGGAACGTAGCGAGCAGATTGAAAAAAGCGTGTTAGGGACGATGTTAGCGGAAAACTATTTAATCACCGATAGCGAAGTGAAGATTGATTTCTTTATTAGCCATATCCACAAAAACATTTTCAGTTGCATGCAAGATTGA
- the mvk gene encoding mevalonate kinase, producing MEDFLASKRNTSGFSHSKIILTGEHAVVYGNPAIALPFPLKVEAIIEEITSDIIVESTFYTGPLEQIPTKLKGISACIQQVLSDLNRPCDKLKITIHSQIPIGKGLGSSAAIAVAIVRGLFSFFETKLDDETLAAFVHTAEVYAHGNPSGIDMATAMSDTPIWFQNGDIVRLEVTSPLHFVIADSGRIGNTQKTVSRVRALYDKDEVLKENSLRRMKEIAFAAKSAMAKGDILELGKLLNKNHSELIRIGVSDDGLNQLVHTAKKAGALGAKLTGGGDGGCMLALTDSKEKAEEISSALASAGAHQTWCFTIES from the coding sequence TTGGAAGATTTTTTAGCATCAAAAAGAAATACAAGTGGTTTCTCACATAGTAAAATCATTTTGACCGGAGAACATGCAGTTGTTTATGGAAATCCGGCTATTGCGCTGCCATTTCCACTCAAAGTGGAGGCTATCATTGAAGAAATAACAAGTGACATCATCGTAGAATCTACGTTTTATACCGGACCGTTGGAACAGATTCCTACAAAATTAAAAGGAATCAGCGCCTGTATCCAACAAGTTTTGAGCGATTTAAATCGTCCTTGTGACAAACTAAAGATAACGATTCATTCCCAAATTCCTATTGGGAAAGGTCTTGGATCTAGTGCGGCGATTGCTGTCGCGATTGTCAGAGGATTATTTTCCTTTTTCGAAACGAAGTTAGATGACGAGACACTGGCAGCCTTTGTACATACTGCTGAAGTGTATGCTCACGGGAATCCAAGTGGCATCGATATGGCTACAGCGATGAGCGATACACCCATCTGGTTTCAAAACGGAGACATTGTTCGTCTCGAAGTCACTTCCCCTCTCCATTTTGTAATTGCTGATTCAGGAAGGATTGGTAATACGCAAAAAACAGTGAGTCGGGTCAGAGCGCTATACGATAAAGATGAAGTTTTAAAGGAAAACTCATTGAGAAGAATGAAAGAAATTGCTTTTGCCGCTAAATCTGCCATGGCCAAAGGGGATATACTGGAACTCGGCAAACTCCTTAATAAAAATCATTCTGAATTGATTCGAATTGGCGTGAGTGATGATGGGTTGAATCAACTTGTCCATACTGCGAAAAAAGCGGGAGCGCTTGGGGCCAAATTAACAGGTGGCGGTGATGGGGGCTGTATGCTTGCTTTGACGGACTCAAAGGAGAAAGCGGAAGAAATTTCAAGTGCGCTAGCTTCTGCAGGCGCACATCAAACGTGGTGCTTTACAATTGAATCTTAG